The genomic window ttaaatacatggaaaaaaaaaaggtttggatGACATCTTCGAGCATGCTTTGGGCCTCCCAGGACACTATTTGAAAACCAATGGTGTCAGgtaccccaccccctccccctacacacacacacacacacacacacacgcgcgcgggAGACAAGGAATGTTGGTCTATTCGGATGACAGAAATTAACAGccaaatttttaagaatttttccctCTCTGATTACAACTTGAGAAGGGTCTTTAGCCCCAAAGACACAGAGTTTGGTGGCGCTGGATGGAATTAGGGGCTGGGAAGCCAGAAGCGCCTGAGTCCTTCCCTACCGATCACCCCCTCTCCCCATGGGTGTCCTGAGATGGCCAGACACTAAACGGGTATCCAAATACCACTTTTATTAACAGAATCTAAAGCTCAAGTACGTCAAGGCCTAAGTCCCCTAAAACTAACTCTTGGGACCTTCTCACCCTCTGGCCAGTTAACTGGAGGATGGAAGCTGAAAACCAGCAGGAGCAAGGCAGGCAGGGCCGCTTGGACGATCTCAGCTTAACTTACCCATGATGGAAACACAGAGAAGGTGGGAGAATATGCCAGACCCTGCCTGCAGAGGTTGGCTGGCCATCCAGAAAGCAGGGAATGAGGAAGAAAGGCAAAACACGGATGGACGTTAACAGGGATCCCGTCTGTGTATGTAAAGGTAAATGTTCTAGAATTTTCCAATCTGCTTAGTGACCCTCTAACCTCTGAAGGTGAGTCAAGGGGAGGTGCAAAAGCAGGCGTGGCAGAGAAAAGAGCAGAGCGATGTACCTCCCTCCCTTAATCTCTCTCACCTAAGAGCTCACGGATACTTCCCCTCTGAGAGCCACATCTTTACAAACGGGGTCCTTTAAGAGTCAAAAGTTCACTCAATAAGAAAAAACTTTTGTTCCCAATGTGATACTTCTTCCTTGGACGTCTTTCAACTAACCAGCTATGGGTGGTCCTCCAAATCAAAGCTTTCTGGGTTCTGTGGATTAGAAGAGCTCAAAAGGGGAAGTGGGTGTCCTGcggaatttcttttttctcacttcCTTGGTCCTTTTCAGTGCTTGAACATTCCTATCCCCCAACCAGGCCTCCAGAAAACTGCACCTTCAGAGCCATCTACCTTGACGACCCATTGATCATTATCACTCCAAACCACTGGATTTTTATTAAGGGAGCTGGGTCAGACGGAGTGGCAGAATGACCGGAAACTCTACCACAGCGACAGTCACCAACAAAGGGGAGGTGGCGGATCTTCGTGGCCACCTCCCGCCCACCGGTGTCCCCCATGTTGGCCTTCAGGGGCTCCTAGGAGGGAGGTCAGGGCTCTCGCCCTCTAAAACCTCATCTGCCTCTTCCGCTGCACTGGGGTCCTCCTCATGCACCCCCTGACCTGCCCCCACCCGGCGCTCCGGCCCTTCCCCACCCATCCACTTGTCGGCGCACCCCAAATGACTTCTGTGGTCGTTCTCACCACTGGAGGCACGAGGGGAGCCTTCTGGGTCGGCCTCTGGGCCCTGTGAGGTCGAGGCTGGCAACTCCGCGGGCTGTGGGCCTCGGAGGGCCTTCTGAACTGATGCCTCTCTTGCGGCTGGCCCTTTCTTTGCCATCATCGGTTTTTTCTTGGCATCTTCCGAATCGACAAGGACGTAAGAGACAGGGCCCAAgcttaccttctttttctttctcatggggGCAGGGCTCTTTGCCAAGGCCCAGCCCACGGCCTTCTTCTTCGGTGGGCCTTCCTGACCGCCATCTTGGTCTGACTCCGAAGCAACCCCAGGACTCACAGCTTCTGACTGGGCATCACAGGATGGCTTGCTGGGAGCCTTCCAGGCACATTTTCCCGCAGGCTTCTTCAAAGCCGACTCCTCCTGCTTCACACAGGGTTTTCTGTTCCTCCTGACAGCTTCTGAGACCTCCATAGTTTCCGCGCCATTGGCCTCAGGATCCTCCAAGGCGGCTGAGCTCTTGGAATGGTGGCCTTTGGGTTTCTTCCAGGCCACTGACTCttgcttggggtttttttttctgcttctttctcctgGAGCGACTTTTAGCTCCAGCTCTGCGAACCAGAGGTTTGGGGGGGTCACCTTCGTCTTCCATGTCATGCCAGCTGTCGGGATTCTCCGTCTTCAAAGCAGACCCCACTTCTGCAGCCCATCCTGGCTCCTTCTTGACCTTCCTCCGTGATGCTGAAGCTGAAGCTGTTACGGCCTGGGCATCAGTCACCTCTTGCGCCCTCACTTCCTCGCGGCAGCGGATCTCAGCATCCATGTAGAAGACGATTTGCACCACTGCCCCCAGGAGCACCCCCAAAGCTTCTGCCCAGTTCTCCGGGCGCTGATTCTGGGGCCGTGGGGGGTGGCTGAGCTGGAGCAGGCGGACCACATCCTCCCACGTGCGCCCCTCGGCATCTAAGAACccattcagattttttaaaaactcagcatCCTGGGTGGGGTCTCTGCAAACCACTCTCCAGACGCCCCCCCTTGCCGGGAACTCCCGGGGTACGGCCCTGAGACTCACACCCTCTCCCACCTCAATTAGGGCAGCTTTGGCGTTCTCTTCCCTCAGAAAAATCTTATTGAGCACGAAGTACGGGCCCAGCGGGGAGAGGACCCCATGCAAGGTCTCCTCAATTTCTGCTTGACCACAGTCCTCTGGGATGCCCGTGACCAACAGGGACCTGTGGATGTCCACTTCCATACCCCGGCACCAGTCCTCCAGAAGGTTCATGGCCATGGTGGCGGGCACCTGGCGGCTCTAATCCCACGTGCACCGAACCGTCTATAAGGTGGACGAGGGCTGCAGCGGGCCCCAAATACTGATCCTGTAAAGTGACAGGAGAGGGAGGTCAGATTCCCCGGAAGACGGCCGGGCTCAGGGATCTCTGCTGCCCCCAGCGCGGCGGGCCTCGCGCCTTCCCAGGTCCCTCCTCCCCAAACCGGGCCCCGGGTGCTCACACGTGTTCCGCGACCGGCCGAAAaccgcgccccgccccgcgggTGGCGGCCGCCCGGCAGGGATCCTTGCAGCCCCGCGTCCGGCCTCCCGGGTCGGGCTGAGGACAGGCCGCCGCGGAGGCAGCCGCTCGCCAGGCGCCAGCTCGGGCCACCCAGGCCGGCTGTTCCCGGCGAAAAGGGCCGACGAGCCGGCGTCCGCTCCGGCCCCGGACGGGTCACGCGGCGCCTCGAGCCCTGCAGCTGCGCGGAGCCCAGGCCGGCGTCGCAGCGCGCGCTTGCGCACTTGCATCCGCGCCGCCCGGCCTCGCGGCTCCCGCGGTCGCCATGGCAACCGGCCGCCGCTGGCAGGGGCGCTGGGGACGTGCCCCTGAGGCCCCGGGAGCCCGGCTGGAGAGCAGATGGTCAGCTCGACGACCCGGGGGTCTGCGCATTCCCCGATTTTCCCTCCAGACGCACTCTTTCCATCCTTTTCGATTCAACGGGGGCCTCGGGGACGGAGGTGGAATGGCCTGACTTGAGCATGGCAACCAACTAGCCCTCCTGTCTGTCTTCCGCCTTTCTGTTGGGTTcaccccccaacaccccccccctccGGGAGCCTCCAGAAATCAGAGGGCGAGAGGAAAGGGCAGCTTGAACCCCCCATGAGGTCCTCTAACAAAACCACAGCTCCTGCCAGCTCTTTCGGCTACAGTTCCCAGGTTC from Panthera tigris isolate Pti1 chromosome E2, P.tigris_Pti1_mat1.1, whole genome shotgun sequence includes these protein-coding regions:
- the PNMA8A gene encoding LOW QUALITY PROTEIN: paraneoplastic antigen-like protein 8A (The sequence of the model RefSeq protein was modified relative to this genomic sequence to represent the inferred CDS: deleted 1 base in 1 codon) codes for the protein MAMNLLEDWCRGMEVDIHRSLLVTGIPEDCGQAEIEETLHGVLSPLGPYFVLNKIFLREENAKAALIEVGEGVSLRAVPREFPARGGVWRVVCRDPTQDAEFLKNLNGFLDAEGRTWEDVVRLLQLSHPPRPQNQRPENWAEALGVLLGAVVQIVFYMDAEIRCREEVRAQEVTDAQAVTASASASRRKVKKEPGWAAEVGSALKTENPDSWHDMEDEGDPPKPLVRRAGAKSRSRRKKQKKNPKQESVAWKKPKGHHSKSSAALEDPEANGAETMEVSEAVRRNRKPCVKQEESALKKPAGKCAWKAPSKPSCDAQSEAVSPGVASESDQDGGQEGPPKKKAVGWALAKSPAPMRKKKKVSLGPVSYVLVDSEDAKKKPMMAKKGPAAREASVQKALRGPQPAELPASTSQGPEADPEGSPRASSGENDHRSHLGCADKWMGGEGPERRVGAGQGVHEEDPSAAEEADEVLEGESPDLPPRSP